The proteins below are encoded in one region of Lactuca sativa cultivar Salinas chromosome 3, Lsat_Salinas_v11, whole genome shotgun sequence:
- the LOC111893218 gene encoding lysine histidine transporter 1, giving the protein MGTQTTDDTKSFDDLKGATADASSFDERTEEQKAIDAWLPITGSRNAKWWYAAFHNVTAMVGAGVLSLPYAMSNLGWGPGVVILILSWIITLYTLWQMVEMHEIIPGKRFDRYHELGQEAFGEKLGLYIVVPQQLICEVGVDIVYMVTGGVSIKKIHKTLCEDCKEFKTTYFIMIFASVHFVLSHLPNFNSISGVSLAAAVMSLTYSTIAWTASVNKGMQENLEYGYKGKTPAETTFNFLSALGDVAFAYAGHNVVLEIQATIPSTPEKPSKGPMWKGVVVAYVVVALCYFPVAFLGYYMFGNKVADNILISLHKPKWLIAAANLFVVIHVIGSYQIYAMPVFDMMETLLVKKLKFKPTWILRFCTRNIYVAFTMFVAITFPFFGGLLGFFGGLAFAPTTYFLPCIMWLAICKPKRFSLSWCTNWICIFLGLCLMILSPIGGLYNIIKQAKDYKFYS; this is encoded by the exons ATGGGAACTCAAACTACAGATGATACAAAGTCATTCGATGACTTAAAAGGGGCAACAGCAGATGCATCCAGTTTT GATGAAAGGACAGAAGAGCAGAAAGCCATTGATGCATGGCTTCCAATCACAGGATCAAGAAATGCAAAATGGTGGTATGCTGCTTTCCACAATGTCACAGCCATGGTTGGAGCTGGAGTCTTGAGTCTTCCATATGCCATGTCAAATCTTGGATG GGGACCTGGTGTGGTTATACTTATTCTATCATGGATAATAACGTTATACACACTTTGGCAAATGGTTGAAATGCATGAAATAATACCTGGAAAACGGTTTGATAGATACCATGAATTAGGTCAAGAAGCTTTTGGTGAAAAACTCGGTTTATATATCGTTGTTCCCCAACAGCTGATTTGTGAAGTGGGTGTGGATATAGTTTATATGGTGACAGGTGGCGTATCTATAAAGAAAATCCACAAAACTCTTTGTGAAGATTGCAAAGAATTCAAAACAACATATTTCATTATGATATTTGCTTCTGTTCATTTTGTGTTGTCTCACCTTCCAAATTTCAACTCCATTTCTGGCGTCTCATTGGCTGCTGCTGTCATGTCTTTAAC TTACTCAACAATTGCATGGACAGCTTCTGTGAATAAGGGCATGCAAGAAAATTTGGAATACGGGTACAAAGGCAAAACCCCAGCAGAAACAACATTCAATTTTCTTTCAGCTTTGGGTGACGTGGCATTTGCATATGCGGGCCATAATGTTGTGCTTGAGATCCAGGCAACAATTCCTTCAACACCCGAAAAGCCTTCAAAGGGACCCATGTGGAAGGGGGTGGTGGTGGCTTATGTGGTGGTGGCTTTGTGCTATTTTCCGGTGGCTTTTCTTGGATATTATATGTTTGGAAATAAAGTCGCGGATAATATTTTGATTTCACTACATAAGCCTAAATGGCTTATTGCTGCTGCTAACTTGTTTGTGGTTATCCATGTCATCGGTAGTTATCAG ATTTATGCAATGCCGGTTTTTGATATGATGGAAACCTTGTTGGTGAAAAAATTGAAATTCAAACCAACTTGGATCTTGCGGTTTTGTACGCGAAATATCTACGTAG CATTCACAATGTTTGTTGCTATAACCTTCCCTTTCTTTGGAGGTCTCCTTGGATTTTTCGGAGGCTTAGCCTTTGCCCCCACAACTTATTTT cttccaTGCATTATGTGGCTTGCCATCTGTAAACCAAAGAGGTTCAGCTTGTCTTGGTGCACTAATTGG ATTTGCATCTTTCTTGGTCTATGTTTGATGATTCTATCACCTATTGGGGGACTTTACAATATCATTAAGCAAGCCAAGGATTATAAGTTCTATAGTTGA
- the LOC111893220 gene encoding TLC domain-containing protein At5g14285, whose product MDSTSLISSMSSLPLFFAMYFTIYLTAHFIVFRSWSPKLRPEAASCLISLAHGTPAVILACLAILADSTTGFATINTHFQNTVLEYSIAYFLMDLCHYLTFYPTDILFIGHHLATLFVFVTCRYLVLHGAYAVLILLALAEITSFFQNVWTLASARREDSETARQVFDLLSPPFYVLYSAVRGFAGPLFVYKMVVFYSSGVADNVIPKWLWVSWICVVVMAISVSVLWISNLWIELYRERMFKLEKEKKST is encoded by the coding sequence ATGGATTCAACAAGCCTAATTTCTTCTATGTCAAGTCTACCTCTCTTCTTCGCAATGTATTTTACAATATACTTGACTGCCCACTTCATCGTCTTCCGTAGTTGGAGCCCGAAGCTCCGCCCTGAAGCCGCCAGCTGCTTAATCTCACTTGCCCATGGCACCCCGGCCGTGATCCTTGCTTGTCTCGCCATCCTCGCTGATTCCACAACTGGGTTCGCCACGATCAACACTCATTTTCAGAATACCGTTCTTGAATACAGCATTGCTTACTTCTTAATGGATCTTTGCCACTATTTAACCTTCTACCCAACCGATATCCTCTTCATCGGTCATCATTTAGCTACCCTTTTCGTTTTCGTTACCTGTCGATATCTAGTTCTTCACGGAGCATACGCGGTGTTGATTTTACTTGCTCTGGCGGAGATCACGAGCTTCTTTCAGAACGTTTGGACGCTGGCAAGTGCACGAAGGGAGGATTCTGAAACTGCACGCCAGGTGTTTGATCTTTTGTCTCCTCCATTTTATGTGCTATATTCTGCTGTTAGAGGTTTTGCTGGACCTTTATTTGTTTACAAAATGGTTGTTTTCTATTCGAGTGGGGTTGCTGATAATGTTATTCCCAAATGGCTTTGGGTTTCTTGGATTTGTGTTGTTGTCATGGCTATTTCTGTTAGTGTACTTTGGATTTCTAACCTTTGGATCGAGTTGTATAGAGAAAGAATGTTTAAGCTTGAGAAGGAGAAGAAAAGTACATAG
- the LOC111893219 gene encoding lysine histidine transporter 1: protein MGTQDEQYSDNKVNDRQVDNRTEKEKAIDAWLPITGSRNAKWWYSAFHNVTAMVGAGVLSLPFAMSELGWGPGVAVLVISWVVTLYTLWQMVEMHEIVPGKRFDRYHELGQHAFGEKLGLYIVVPQQLIVEVGVDIVYMVTGGKSLKKFHDLVCNDHCKDIKLTYFIMIFASVHFVLSHLPNLNAISGVSLAAAVMSLSYSTIAWTAALKKGVQPDVDYGYKAKTTVGTVFNFFSALGDVAFAYAGHNVVLEIQATIPSTPEKPSKGPMWKGVIVAYIVVAICYFPVALIGYWVYGNSVDDNILQTLNKPTWLIAMANLMVVIHVIGSYQVYAMPVFDMIETVLVKKLNFAPSFLLRFITRNIYVALTMFVGICFPFFGGLLGFFGGFAFAPTTYFLPCIMWLSICKPKRWSLSWITNWICIMLGVSLMIVSPIGGLRQIIVQAKDYEFFS, encoded by the exons ATGGGCACACAAGATGAACAATACTCCGATAACAAG GTTAACGATAGACAGGTTGACAATAGAACTGAGAAAGAGAAAGCCATTGATGCATGGCTTCCAATCACTGGATCAAGAAATGCAAAATGGTGGTATTCAGCTTTCCACAATGTCACAGCCATGGTGGGAGCCGGTGTTCTCAGTCTCCCTTTTGCGATGTCAGAACTCGGATG GGGTCCCGGTGTTGCGGTTTTGGTAATATCATGGGTTGTAACTTTATACACGTTATGGCAAATGGTTGAGATGCATGAAATAGTGCCCGGAAAACGATTTGACAGATATCATGAACTCGGGCAACATGCTTTTGGGGAAAAACTTGGTCTTTATATTGTGGTTCCACAACAACTGATTGTTGAAGTTGGTGTGGATATTGTTTATATGGTCACAGGAGGAAAATCTTTAAAGAAATTTCATGATCTTGTTTGCAATGATCACTGTAAAGACATCAAGCTCACGTATTTCATCATGATCTTTGCCTCCGTGCATTTCGTTCTTTCCCATTTACCAAATTTGAATGCCATCTCCGGTGTGTCGTTAGCAGCAGCTGTTATGTCGCTCAG CTACTCTACTATTGCGTGGACGGCTGCTTTAAAAAAGGGCGTGCAACCAGACGTAGATTATGGATACAAGGCTAAAACCACGGTTGGAACAGTGTTCAACTTCTTTAGTGCATTGGGTGATGTTGCTTTTGCATATGCGGGGCACAACGTGGTGTTGGAAATCCAAGCCACTATTCCATCGACCCCCGAGAAGCCTTCAAAGGGTCCCATGTGGAAGGGAGTGATTGTTGCCTACATAGTTGTTGCCATATGCTACTTCCCGGTTGCCCTTATTGGGTATTGGGTGTATGGAAATTCAGTCGACGATAATATTCTTCAAACTTTAAATAAGCCTACGTGGCTAATTGCCATGGCTAATTTGATGGTTGTGATCCATGTCATCGGTAGCTACCAG GTCTATGCGATGCCCGTATTTGATATGATTGAAACTGTGTTGGTCAAAAagttgaacttcgcccctagttTCCTTCTTCGATTTATCACAAGGAACATATACGTTG CATTAACAATGTTCGTAGGTATCTGCTTCCCTTTCTTCGGTGGACTCCTTGGTTTCTTTGGAGGATTTGCTTTCGCCCCCACAACATACTTC TTGCCTTGCATCATGTGGCTTTCCATCTGTAAACCTAAAAGATGGAGCTTATCTTGGATTACTAATTGG ATATGTATCATGCTTGGAGTTTCTTTGATGATCGTCTCACCTATTGGAGGCTTAAGGCAAATCATTGTGCAAGCCAAAGATTACGAGTTTTTCTCTTAA